In a single window of the Bradyrhizobium sp. ORS 285 genome:
- a CDS encoding LysR family transcriptional regulator, with protein sequence MPLNLRQIEVFRAIMITGSISGAARLLSVSQPAISRLLAYTEDGLKLKLFERISGRVQPTPEAKRLFAEVEHIHRGVARINDLADELRAGGTGTIRVVASPSAGYGMVPDALARLRSRFPDLRVEFESLTLLDIVNRVGTARADVGVTVLPVDEPTVAVETIAEGALHVIMPADHALARLRSIRPKDMLPYPLVGFGPQTPYGHIVTSALAGGPEPTTIVRYTPDACAMVRAGAGLAVVDEFVLRGRAWPDLIARPLMPKTPMRAYLLTPRFEPLSRNAAALADILRGRDRKGTPGKR encoded by the coding sequence ATGCCGCTCAACCTGCGCCAGATCGAGGTCTTTCGCGCCATCATGATCACGGGTTCGATCAGCGGCGCCGCGCGGCTGCTGTCGGTGTCGCAGCCTGCCATCAGCCGGCTCTTGGCCTACACCGAGGATGGGCTCAAGCTGAAGCTGTTCGAGCGCATCAGCGGCCGGGTGCAGCCGACCCCGGAGGCGAAGCGGCTGTTTGCCGAGGTCGAGCACATCCATCGCGGCGTCGCGCGCATCAACGACCTCGCCGACGAATTGCGCGCCGGCGGCACCGGCACCATCCGCGTCGTGGCGAGCCCGAGTGCGGGATACGGCATGGTGCCGGACGCCCTGGCGCGGCTGCGCAGCCGCTTTCCCGACCTGCGCGTCGAATTCGAGTCGCTCACGCTGCTGGACATCGTCAACCGCGTCGGCACCGCGCGCGCCGATGTCGGCGTCACCGTGCTGCCGGTCGACGAGCCCACGGTGGCGGTGGAGACCATCGCGGAGGGCGCGCTGCACGTGATCATGCCGGCGGATCATGCGCTGGCAAGACTGCGCAGCATCCGGCCGAAGGACATGCTGCCCTACCCGCTGGTCGGCTTCGGCCCGCAGACACCCTACGGCCACATCGTGACGTCAGCGCTCGCCGGCGGCCCCGAGCCCACGACGATCGTGCGCTACACGCCCGACGCCTGCGCCATGGTCCGCGCCGGCGCGGGCCTCGCCGTCGTCGACGAGTTCGTCCTGCGCGGCCGCGCCTGGCCCGATCTCATTGCGCGCCCGCTGATGCCGAAGACGCCGATGCGCGCGTATCTCCTGACGCCACGCTTCGAGCCGCTGTCGCGCAATGCGGCGGCGCTGGCGGATATTTTGAGAGGACGAGATCGGAAGGGGACGCCGGGGAAACGGTGA